A stretch of the Prochlorococcus marinus str. MIT 0918 genome encodes the following:
- the pgeF gene encoding peptidoglycan editing factor PgeF codes for MSKGEILTERKGWRWVKKNELIYIQSLLLLENNFNHAFFTRIPIYNEPKYLKNEVNKSSTIHFCIQNHGKEIVMASQTNIPFPIQADCILSDENNQGLWIYTADCIPILLGDKKSGNVAAIHAGWKGLSKNIIREALIKIEQLGCKRKDLIIALGPAISGSNYQVELDVMTCLYNNFGGRSNFSKEKSKESMFAMGCIQNDKSSNKVLLDIRTFAYNQLILEHIKDFQISINNDCTFNETKFFSSWRRDQTKERQWSCIASSKR; via the coding sequence ATGAGTAAAGGGGAAATATTGACAGAAAGAAAAGGGTGGAGATGGGTAAAAAAAAATGAATTAATATATATACAATCCCTTTTGCTATTAGAAAATAATTTTAATCATGCATTCTTTACAAGAATACCAATATATAATGAACCTAAGTATTTAAAGAATGAAGTCAATAAATCATCTACTATTCATTTTTGTATTCAAAATCACGGCAAAGAAATTGTCATGGCATCTCAAACAAATATTCCTTTTCCTATACAAGCAGATTGCATTCTAAGTGACGAAAATAACCAAGGACTTTGGATTTATACAGCAGATTGTATACCTATTTTATTGGGTGACAAAAAATCAGGTAATGTAGCTGCAATACATGCAGGATGGAAAGGTTTAAGCAAAAATATAATAAGAGAAGCTTTAATTAAAATAGAACAACTTGGATGCAAGAGAAAAGATCTAATAATTGCTTTAGGTCCTGCAATTAGTGGTTCTAATTATCAGGTAGAACTAGATGTAATGACTTGTCTTTATAATAATTTTGGGGGAAGAAGTAATTTCTCAAAAGAAAAGTCAAAGGAATCAATGTTTGCAATGGGATGTATTCAAAATGACAAAAGTTCGAACAAAGTACTTCTTGACATAAGAACATTTGCATACAATCAATTGATTTTGGAACATATAAAGGATTTTCAAATTAGTATTAATAATGATTGTACGTTTAACGAAACTAAATTCTTTTCATCATGGAGAAGAGATCAAACAAAAGAAAGGCAATGGAGTTGTATTGCTTCTAGTAAAAGATAA
- a CDS encoding Tab2/Atab2 family RNA-binding protein, whose translation MTSSFDTPKKISQKVADWELDFYSRPILENDGKKRWELLISSTENFSGEETFRWEKKCPANEVNSIWLNTALVEAMKEAQSKGWEVPKRLRCWRSSMKTMIKKASEKIGIEVIESRRTYSLLEWMNQREKDIYPNEPGYISGPIAPDSSYTQISNQPEPLPEPLRGDAWSFSSLPIGSLREADQWPMEFNSLIHIKESLNENISIPGLRLFSKTRALALSAWLSGIEPVKLLVQNNQLVLEAGQQERWLVTDMDKQYAEKVNLCLQKGKEDGDGIQFISIQKSPEDEKFFGFWMLKDLI comes from the coding sequence ATGACCTCTTCCTTTGATACTCCAAAAAAAATAAGTCAGAAAGTCGCTGATTGGGAGCTTGACTTTTATTCTCGACCGATTTTAGAAAATGACGGAAAAAAAAGATGGGAATTACTAATTTCTAGTACAGAGAATTTTTCAGGAGAAGAAACTTTCCGATGGGAAAAAAAATGTCCTGCAAATGAAGTTAATTCAATCTGGTTAAACACAGCATTAGTTGAAGCCATGAAAGAGGCTCAAAGCAAAGGCTGGGAAGTCCCTAAAAGATTAAGGTGCTGGAGATCATCTATGAAAACAATGATCAAAAAAGCCTCTGAAAAAATCGGCATAGAAGTTATTGAAAGCAGGAGGACCTATTCCCTTCTTGAATGGATGAATCAAAGAGAAAAAGATATATATCCAAATGAACCAGGCTATATCTCTGGCCCTATAGCACCTGATTCTTCTTATACGCAAATTTCCAATCAACCTGAACCACTTCCAGAACCACTAAGAGGTGATGCTTGGAGTTTTTCTTCTCTACCTATTGGAAGCCTCCGTGAAGCAGATCAATGGCCAATGGAATTCAATTCATTAATTCACATTAAAGAGTCTCTAAACGAAAATATTTCAATCCCAGGCCTACGATTATTCAGTAAAACCAGAGCACTAGCATTGTCAGCTTGGCTGAGTGGGATAGAACCTGTAAAGCTTTTAGTTCAAAACAATCAACTCGTTCTAGAAGCAGGTCAACAGGAAAGATGGCTTGTTACTGACATGGATAAACAATATGCTGAAAAAGTTAACCTATGCTTGCAAAAAGGAAAAGAAGATGGAGATGGTATTCAATTTATTTCAATACAAAAATCTCCTGAAGATGAAAAGTTCTTTGGTTTTTGGATGCTTAAAGATTTAATTTAA
- a CDS encoding S1 RNA-binding domain-containing protein encodes MAESGNHEPKRPNPPNQAQTHLRKPLQVLHISRKEDKQPQKDPKALKQASKTEELPTPEIQKNLVSPSKPSESNQKKNSYEFDYNSNENFSMGDLLDQETSNKFKSNQSSFTENNFLERSVDDFDFDEDAFLAALDENEPIGMTGEIAKGKVIGIESDGVYVDIGGKAPGFMPKHECGLGVITNLKELFPKGVEVEVLVTREQNADGMVTISCRALALRKSWETVLQFAKDSKVVQVKINGFNRGGLTCDIEGLRGFIPRSQLNDGDKHETLVGKTLDVAFIEVSPDNRKLILSEKKAVTAAKFAQLEIGQLVKGKVLAVKPYGFFVDIGGISGLLHQSMITNGSLRSLREVFNQDDEVKAVITDLDPTRGRIGLNTALLEGLPGEILIDKEKVLAEAEERAKKVKTLLNPKEDLPIK; translated from the coding sequence ATGGCCGAATCAGGAAACCACGAACCTAAAAGGCCTAATCCGCCAAATCAAGCGCAGACTCATCTGCGTAAGCCTCTGCAGGTTTTGCATATCAGTCGCAAAGAAGATAAGCAACCTCAAAAAGACCCTAAAGCTTTAAAACAGGCAAGCAAAACAGAAGAATTACCTACACCGGAAATTCAAAAAAATCTTGTTTCTCCGTCAAAACCATCTGAATCAAATCAAAAGAAAAATTCATATGAATTTGATTACAATTCAAATGAAAATTTTTCAATGGGAGACCTTCTTGATCAAGAGACCTCTAATAAATTCAAAAGCAATCAATCAAGTTTCACTGAAAATAATTTCCTAGAAAGAAGCGTAGATGATTTTGATTTTGACGAAGATGCATTCTTAGCAGCTTTAGATGAGAACGAGCCTATTGGAATGACTGGTGAAATTGCGAAAGGAAAAGTTATTGGAATTGAGAGTGATGGGGTGTATGTAGATATTGGTGGGAAAGCACCAGGTTTTATGCCTAAACACGAATGTGGCCTTGGAGTAATAACCAATCTCAAAGAACTTTTCCCCAAGGGGGTTGAAGTGGAAGTATTGGTCACAAGGGAACAAAACGCTGATGGAATGGTAACTATCAGCTGTAGAGCACTGGCCCTTAGAAAAAGCTGGGAAACAGTTCTTCAATTTGCTAAAGACTCTAAAGTCGTACAAGTAAAGATAAATGGCTTTAATCGTGGAGGCTTAACCTGCGATATAGAAGGTCTTCGAGGTTTTATTCCTCGCTCTCAATTGAATGACGGAGACAAACATGAAACCTTAGTAGGCAAAACATTAGATGTAGCCTTCATAGAAGTTTCTCCTGATAATCGAAAGCTTATCCTATCTGAAAAAAAAGCTGTTACTGCAGCAAAATTTGCTCAATTAGAAATTGGTCAACTTGTAAAAGGAAAAGTATTAGCAGTCAAACCTTATGGATTTTTTGTTGATATAGGAGGTATTAGTGGATTACTTCATCAATCAATGATTACAAATGGAAGTCTTAGATCCCTTAGAGAAGTTTTCAATCAAGACGATGAAGTAAAAGCAGTAATAACTGATTTAGATCCGACCAGAGGTAGAATTGGATTAAATACAGCTCTATTAGAAGGTCTACCTGGAGAAATTCTTATTGACAAAGAAAAAGTTCTTGCAGAAGCAGAAGAGCGTGCCAAAAAGGTAAAAACTCTACTCAACCCAAAAGAAGACTTGCCAATTAAATAA
- a CDS encoding creatininase family protein codes for MEGISISYHSRNLAYLSWPKASKAALKKGATVIWPFGACEQHGPHLPLITDTLFAEKILYETCDRLPDELPVWTLPSQSIGFSPEHLGFSGTLSLSGGLILQIVSEIGQQLAGMGFQRLVFFNAHGGQIGLLQAIARELRVKCPSMAVLPCFLWSGIDAVEELLPDKEVEQGLHAGLAETSLMLSFEPDLVGIERPYDGDSQLLEGKDISVPAGWSLEGAAPCAWLTNELSISGVIGDSREAHPLLGDKLREVLIDHWAQLFLSLMESNWPPVETK; via the coding sequence TTGGAGGGTATTTCTATTAGTTATCATTCACGCAATTTAGCTTATCTTAGTTGGCCAAAAGCTTCTAAGGCTGCATTAAAAAAGGGGGCTACGGTTATTTGGCCTTTTGGAGCATGTGAACAACATGGCCCACATTTACCTTTGATTACAGATACTTTGTTCGCTGAAAAAATTTTATATGAAACTTGCGATCGATTGCCGGATGAGTTGCCTGTTTGGACTTTACCTTCCCAATCAATAGGGTTTTCACCTGAACATCTAGGCTTCTCGGGCACACTTTCCCTTTCAGGAGGATTAATTCTTCAAATTGTTAGTGAGATAGGCCAACAACTTGCTGGGATGGGATTTCAAAGGCTTGTTTTTTTTAACGCTCATGGAGGTCAAATAGGACTTTTACAAGCTATTGCAAGAGAACTTAGGGTTAAGTGTCCTTCAATGGCAGTTTTGCCTTGTTTCTTATGGAGTGGTATCGATGCTGTAGAAGAATTACTTCCTGATAAGGAAGTTGAGCAAGGACTTCATGCTGGCTTGGCTGAAACTAGCCTTATGCTTTCTTTTGAACCTGACCTGGTCGGCATTGAAAGGCCATATGATGGAGATTCCCAATTGTTAGAAGGGAAAGATATTTCTGTCCCAGCTGGCTGGAGTCTTGAAGGAGCAGCTCCATGTGCATGGCTTACAAATGAATTAAGTATTTCAGGAGTTATTGGAGATAGTAGAGAAGCACATCCTTTGCTTGGAGATAAGCTTAGAGAAGTTTTAATTGATCATTGGGCCCAATTGTTTTTGTCTCTAATGGAGAGTAATTGGCCTCCTGTCGAAACTAAATAA
- a CDS encoding aldehyde oxygenase (deformylating): MPTLESKEVAVANDLNSLPDFSSDKYKDAYSRINAIVIEGEKEAHGNYLAIGELIPDKQQELKNLAVMEMRHMKGFTACGKNLGVKADMPFAEEFFAPLHGNFQKAFKDENLTTCFLIQAILIEAFAISAYHVYIRVADPFAKKITENVVKDEYLHLNYGQEWLKANLDTCKEDLIKANRENLPLIKSMLDQVADDASSLQMDKEELMEEFMIAYQDSLLEIGLDSREIARMALAALV; this comes from the coding sequence ATGCCAACCCTAGAATCCAAAGAGGTTGCAGTTGCTAATGATTTGAATAGCTTGCCTGACTTCTCTTCTGATAAATATAAAGATGCCTATAGCAGGATTAATGCAATTGTCATTGAAGGAGAGAAGGAGGCTCATGGGAATTATCTTGCAATAGGAGAATTAATACCTGATAAGCAACAGGAGTTGAAGAATTTGGCAGTAATGGAAATGAGACATATGAAAGGCTTTACAGCTTGTGGTAAAAATCTTGGAGTGAAGGCTGACATGCCTTTTGCCGAAGAGTTTTTTGCTCCTTTACATGGGAATTTCCAGAAAGCCTTTAAAGATGAAAATCTCACAACCTGCTTCTTGATACAAGCAATTCTTATTGAAGCTTTTGCTATTTCTGCCTATCACGTATACATCCGAGTCGCAGATCCATTTGCAAAGAAGATTACTGAAAATGTTGTAAAGGATGAGTACCTTCATTTGAATTATGGACAAGAATGGCTAAAAGCCAATTTAGATACTTGTAAAGAAGATTTGATTAAGGCTAATAGAGAAAATCTTCCTCTTATTAAATCCATGCTTGATCAAGTTGCAGATGATGCAAGCTCTTTGCAAATGGATAAAGAAGAATTGATGGAAGAGTTTATGATTGCTTATCAGGATTCTTTGTTGGAAATTGGTCTAGATTCTAGGGAAATAGCTCGTATGGCCCTCGCAGCGCTTGTTTAG
- a CDS encoding long-chain acyl-[acyl-carrier-protein] reductase, with amino-acid sequence MFGLIGHSTSFTDARKKAMDLGFNHIAEGDLDVWCSAPPQLVEHFEVVSAIGKKIEGAYIDSCFVPEMLGRFKTARRKVLNAMELAQKKGISITALGGFTSIIFENFNLLQNKQVRNTTLDWERFTTGNTHTAWVISRQLEINAPLLGIDLKKASVAVVGATGDIGSAVCRWLTERTYVKELLLVARQQQPLKDLQNNLQGGRILSLEEALPEADIVVWVASMPKNLQIDKSKLRNPCLMIDGGYPKNLDEKFSGSGIHVLKGGIVEFFEDIGWNMMEIAEMEKPQRQMFACFAEAMLLEFENCHTNFSWGRNNITLEKMDFIGEASLRHGFTTLGLNPNLQVSFA; translated from the coding sequence ATGTTTGGATTGATCGGGCACTCAACAAGCTTTACTGATGCCAGGAAAAAGGCTATGGATTTGGGGTTTAATCATATTGCAGAGGGAGATTTAGATGTATGGTGTAGTGCTCCTCCTCAGCTTGTTGAACATTTTGAGGTTGTAAGTGCAATAGGCAAAAAGATTGAAGGAGCTTATATAGACTCCTGCTTTGTCCCAGAAATGTTAGGAAGGTTTAAAACAGCAAGAAGAAAAGTGCTTAATGCAATGGAACTTGCTCAAAAAAAAGGAATAAGTATTACTGCTTTAGGAGGGTTTACATCAATTATATTTGAAAATTTTAATCTCCTACAAAACAAACAAGTTCGCAATACTACTCTTGATTGGGAACGTTTTACTACAGGAAATACTCATACTGCTTGGGTGATATCTCGCCAATTAGAAATTAATGCGCCGTTATTAGGCATTGATCTAAAAAAAGCATCTGTTGCTGTTGTTGGGGCTACTGGTGATATTGGTAGTGCTGTTTGTAGATGGCTAACAGAGAGGACATATGTTAAAGAACTTTTATTGGTTGCAAGACAGCAGCAACCATTGAAGGATCTTCAAAATAATCTCCAAGGAGGAAGAATTCTAAGCTTAGAAGAGGCTCTGCCTGAAGCAGATATAGTTGTATGGGTTGCTAGCATGCCAAAAAACTTGCAAATTGATAAGTCCAAGCTTCGTAATCCATGTTTAATGATTGATGGAGGCTATCCAAAAAACCTTGATGAAAAATTTTCTGGATCAGGTATTCATGTCCTCAAGGGCGGTATTGTTGAGTTCTTCGAAGATATTGGTTGGAATATGATGGAAATAGCTGAAATGGAGAAACCACAGAGACAAATGTTTGCTTGCTTTGCAGAGGCAATGCTTCTGGAATTTGAAAATTGCCATACTAATTTTAGTTGGGGAAGAAATAATATTACGTTGGAAAAAATGGATTTTATAGGTGAGGCATCATTAAGACATGGCTTCACTACACTTGGCCTTAATCCTAATCTTCAGGTATCTTTTGCCTGA
- a CDS encoding acetyl-CoA carboxylase carboxyltransferase subunit alpha, whose amino-acid sequence MARRYLLEFEKPLVELEKQIDQIRELARDSEVDVSQQLLQLETLAARRREEIFRALTPSEKIQVARHPQRPSTLDFIQMFCDDWVELHGDRHSSDDSALIGGIARIGERAVMLIGQQKGRDTKENVARNFGMAKPGGYRKALRLMNHADRFKLPIISFIDTPGAYAGLLAEEQGQGEAIAVNLREMFRITVPIIATVIGEGGSGGALGIGVADRLLMFEHSVYTVASPEACASILWRDASKAPDAAAALKITGSDLMSLGIVDEVIKEPSGGNNWAPLQAGEALKKTILKHLEELSELSISKLRDDRYQKFRRIGSFIEPSFQEGGVIN is encoded by the coding sequence ATGGCACGTCGTTATCTTTTGGAATTTGAGAAGCCATTAGTTGAGTTGGAAAAACAAATTGATCAGATCAGAGAATTGGCAAGAGATTCTGAGGTTGATGTAAGTCAGCAATTACTTCAATTAGAAACTCTTGCAGCGAGAAGGAGAGAAGAAATCTTTAGAGCATTAACACCCTCTGAAAAAATACAGGTTGCTAGACACCCTCAAAGACCTAGTACACTTGATTTTATTCAAATGTTTTGCGATGACTGGGTAGAGTTACATGGTGATAGGCATAGTAGTGACGATAGTGCTTTGATTGGAGGAATAGCTCGCATTGGTGAAAGAGCTGTAATGCTTATTGGCCAACAAAAAGGTAGAGATACTAAAGAAAATGTTGCTAGGAATTTTGGCATGGCAAAACCTGGAGGCTATAGGAAGGCATTACGTTTAATGAATCATGCGGATAGGTTTAAGCTCCCAATTATCTCTTTTATTGATACCCCAGGTGCTTATGCAGGATTATTAGCAGAGGAACAAGGTCAAGGAGAAGCAATAGCAGTTAATCTTAGAGAAATGTTTCGAATAACTGTTCCAATTATTGCAACTGTTATTGGTGAAGGTGGCTCTGGTGGTGCTTTGGGTATTGGAGTAGCTGACAGATTACTAATGTTTGAACATAGTGTTTACACAGTTGCAAGTCCTGAGGCTTGTGCTTCCATTTTATGGCGTGATGCTTCAAAGGCGCCAGATGCAGCTGCAGCATTAAAGATTACTGGGTCAGACTTAATGAGTTTAGGTATTGTTGATGAGGTTATAAAAGAACCTTCTGGAGGGAATAATTGGGCACCTCTTCAAGCTGGTGAAGCTTTAAAAAAGACCATTTTAAAACATTTAGAAGAACTCTCTGAACTCTCTATTAGCAAATTGAGAGATGATAGATATCAGAAATTTAGGCGAATTGGGAGTTTCATAGAACCAAGTTTTCAAGAAGGCGGTGTGATTAATTAG
- a CDS encoding SDR family oxidoreductase, whose amino-acid sequence MPTALITGASKGIGRTTARVFAHAGWDLLLLARSESNLHSLTKELSDSKNKVFYQCVDLSDATQIEQGIKDLLSNGLSPSVLINNAGVAWTGELLSMPLDRWQWLMQINLTSVFQICAAVVPSMRENGGLVINVSSHAARNQFPEWGAYCVSKAALESFTKCLALEERQNQIRACTLTLGSVNSDLWDADCVHSDFDRKAMLSVDDVAFNLLHLAQQPVSQIINDITLMPSAGAF is encoded by the coding sequence TTGCCAACAGCTCTGATTACTGGAGCCTCTAAGGGCATAGGGAGAACAACAGCACGTGTTTTTGCTCATGCTGGTTGGGATCTTTTGTTATTAGCGCGCTCTGAAAGCAACCTGCATTCCTTAACTAAAGAACTATCTGATTCAAAGAATAAGGTTTTTTACCAATGTGTTGATTTGTCTGATGCAACTCAGATCGAGCAAGGAATAAAGGATCTTCTTAGCAATGGACTTTCTCCATCAGTACTAATTAATAATGCTGGAGTTGCATGGACAGGTGAATTGTTGTCAATGCCTCTAGATAGATGGCAATGGCTAATGCAAATTAATTTGACAAGTGTTTTTCAAATTTGTGCAGCAGTTGTTCCCTCGATGAGGGAAAATGGTGGATTAGTTATTAATGTAAGTAGCCATGCTGCAAGGAATCAGTTTCCAGAATGGGGTGCTTATTGTGTAAGTAAAGCAGCATTGGAGAGCTTTACTAAATGCCTTGCTTTGGAAGAGAGGCAAAATCAAATTAGGGCTTGTACTCTTACCCTAGGATCTGTGAATAGTGATCTTTGGGATGCTGATTGTGTTCATAGTGATTTTGATCGTAAAGCAATGCTCTCTGTTGATGATGTTGCCTTTAACCTTCTACACTTGGCTCAGCAGCCTGTTTCGCAAATTATTAATGATATAACTTTAATGCCATCTGCAGGTGCTTTCTAA
- a CDS encoding phosphoribosylanthranilate isomerase — MNAKAPTAVKICGITQVKQALEIASIGVNAIGVIGVKSSPRFLQEVDRRKLFSELTQHAPGVDRVWVIADLGLDEIIQGIEGIGSPSVIQLHGNESREKCIKLKKRLPQIEFWKSFRIRQQSDVLKAQAFQDSVDSILLDSWSRVNLGGTGQIIPIEFLSSANFQIPWWLAGGISAEWISEVLLELNPFGIDASSKLETHPGIKDIQKVKDLLKAVNNLI; from the coding sequence ATGAATGCTAAAGCGCCGACAGCAGTTAAAATCTGTGGAATCACCCAAGTAAAGCAAGCTCTTGAGATAGCATCCATAGGAGTAAATGCAATTGGCGTAATAGGTGTTAAAAGCTCACCTAGATTTTTACAAGAAGTAGACAGGCGTAAGCTATTTAGTGAATTAACTCAACATGCGCCTGGAGTTGACAGAGTATGGGTAATTGCAGATTTAGGCCTAGATGAAATCATTCAAGGCATAGAAGGTATTGGTTCCCCCTCTGTCATACAACTGCATGGCAATGAATCTAGAGAAAAATGTATTAAACTAAAAAAAAGATTACCTCAAATTGAGTTTTGGAAATCTTTTCGAATACGTCAACAAAGTGATGTTTTAAAAGCCCAAGCTTTTCAAGACTCAGTAGATTCAATTCTTCTTGATAGCTGGAGTAGAGTTAATTTAGGAGGGACAGGGCAAATAATACCTATTGAATTTTTAAGTAGTGCTAATTTCCAAATACCTTGGTGGCTTGCAGGTGGAATCTCTGCTGAATGGATATCAGAAGTATTATTAGAACTAAACCCTTTTGGGATAGATGCTTCTAGCAAGTTAGAAACACATCCAGGGATAAAAGATATTCAGAAAGTTAAAGATCTATTAAAAGCTGTAAATAACCTTATTTAA
- a CDS encoding site-2 protease family protein — protein sequence MASVELIRIKGIPLRVHSSWFFILSLFAVASQGQFARVFEGQFPMWQSWCIGFLGSLCLFLSVLLHELGHFFMALKEGVKVYEITLFLLGGITKVDKEYSTPMAELRVAVAGPLVSLFLSVLFLGIVFFSSDLNPILSNLFTQIGSINLGLAVLNLMPGVPLDGSLILKSLVWYFTGSQQKGQKAANATTRVLSFLGILLGILVAFSGVVFFGLWLIIISWFGFTSSQSQDQIIVLQEALIELRVKDASRKRFRVLEQDQSLRALSELKLKSSQQDEVTEWVLLCSSGRWVGYITGDPLKDLEVQYWNDHLLSDYKKPLSDLPSISEKSPLWEAVIEIERSKEQKLLVFNLAGLPSGTVDKVDISELILRKIGLNLPKAFLETARKKNIYPLGISLLKIVEGMIAKGLVVKK from the coding sequence TTGGCCAGTGTTGAGTTGATCAGAATAAAAGGAATCCCTTTAAGGGTTCATTCAAGTTGGTTTTTTATTCTTAGTCTTTTTGCTGTGGCTTCTCAAGGACAGTTTGCCAGAGTTTTTGAAGGACAATTCCCTATGTGGCAAAGTTGGTGTATTGGCTTTTTGGGCTCACTTTGTTTGTTTCTATCTGTTCTTCTTCATGAATTAGGTCATTTTTTTATGGCTTTGAAAGAAGGAGTCAAGGTCTATGAAATTACTTTGTTTTTGTTAGGTGGAATTACAAAAGTCGATAAGGAATATTCGACTCCAATGGCTGAATTAAGGGTTGCTGTGGCTGGTCCTCTAGTGAGTCTTTTTTTAAGTGTTTTGTTTTTAGGGATTGTCTTTTTTAGTTCAGATTTAAATCCAATTTTATCTAACTTATTTACTCAAATAGGAAGTATAAATTTGGGTTTGGCTGTTTTAAATTTAATGCCTGGAGTCCCTTTGGATGGTTCATTGATCCTAAAGTCTTTAGTTTGGTATTTCACTGGAAGTCAACAAAAAGGTCAAAAGGCAGCAAATGCGACTACTCGTGTTTTATCTTTTCTAGGAATACTTTTAGGAATTTTAGTTGCTTTTTCAGGAGTTGTTTTTTTCGGCCTTTGGTTAATAATAATTAGTTGGTTTGGCTTTACTTCTTCACAGTCTCAAGACCAAATAATTGTTTTGCAGGAAGCTTTAATTGAGTTGAGAGTTAAAGATGCATCTCGTAAACGTTTTCGAGTGCTAGAGCAAGATCAATCTTTAAGGGCACTTAGTGAGTTGAAATTAAAGTCATCTCAACAAGATGAGGTAACTGAATGGGTGCTTTTATGTAGTTCTGGAAGATGGGTTGGGTACATTACTGGAGACCCATTGAAGGATTTAGAAGTTCAATATTGGAATGATCATTTGTTATCTGATTACAAAAAACCTTTATCTGATTTACCTTCTATTAGTGAGAAAAGCCCGCTTTGGGAAGCAGTTATAGAAATAGAGAGATCTAAAGAACAGAAGTTATTGGTTTTCAATCTTGCTGGGTTGCCGAGTGGGACAGTAGATAAAGTTGATATCTCGGAGCTTATACTTAGAAAAATTGGTTTGAACCTTCCAAAGGCATTTTTAGAAACAGCCCGTAAAAAAAATATATATCCATTAGGAATTTCTTTATTGAAGATTGTTGAAGGAATGATTGCTAAAGGCCTTGTTGTAAAAAAGTAA
- a CDS encoding lipoyl protein ligase domain-containing protein — MFIGPKINGEIINSVALSGPEQMAADVMMLEKLIHRNDEMQMTVRFYTWQGIWLSIGHNQNKIPKEWIDLNNEKKLKIVRRPTGGTGVLHGGGLTYSLAWKSPPRKRHKSYIEASQWLINCFTNLGFPLKFGNQNLLNSSKNCFSTSSAADLIDEKGIKRIGSAQLWKQGHVLQHGEILLDPPKQLWKEIFLTDPPTAAPNKIPRVGLEKLLINALVLNWPNVKWTKNSFTAEELTKITASSKSYLKK; from the coding sequence TTGTTTATCGGGCCCAAAATAAATGGAGAAATTATAAATTCAGTGGCTTTAAGTGGACCAGAGCAAATGGCTGCTGATGTAATGATGCTTGAAAAACTTATTCATAGAAATGATGAGATGCAAATGACAGTAAGGTTTTACACATGGCAGGGGATATGGCTTTCCATCGGTCATAATCAAAATAAAATACCTAAGGAATGGATCGATTTAAATAATGAGAAGAAATTAAAAATCGTTCGAAGACCCACTGGTGGGACTGGAGTACTTCATGGAGGAGGACTTACTTACTCATTGGCATGGAAGTCTCCACCAAGAAAAAGACATAAATCATATATAGAGGCTAGTCAATGGTTAATCAATTGTTTTACCAACCTAGGTTTTCCTCTAAAGTTTGGAAATCAAAATCTGTTGAATTCTTCAAAAAACTGCTTCTCAACATCAAGTGCTGCTGATTTAATTGATGAAAAAGGAATTAAACGAATTGGTAGCGCGCAATTATGGAAACAAGGTCATGTTCTACAGCATGGGGAAATTCTTTTAGATCCTCCTAAACAATTATGGAAAGAAATATTTCTCACAGATCCCCCAACAGCAGCTCCAAACAAAATCCCAAGAGTTGGGCTAGAAAAATTATTAATTAATGCATTGGTATTAAATTGGCCAAACGTTAAATGGACAAAAAATAGTTTTACTGCTGAAGAATTAACCAAAATCACTGCGAGTTCTAAATCTTATTTAAAAAAATAA
- the psaM gene encoding photosystem I reaction center subunit XII translates to METTSTIDLAGLCLVVVMHAGILALRLGISLGKA, encoded by the coding sequence ATGGAAACCACAAGCACTATTGATCTTGCAGGCCTTTGTTTGGTAGTGGTTATGCATGCAGGTATCTTGGCTTTGCGGTTGGGAATTAGTTTAGGGAAAGCTTGA